From one Culex quinquefasciatus strain JHB chromosome 3, VPISU_Cqui_1.0_pri_paternal, whole genome shotgun sequence genomic stretch:
- the LOC119769798 gene encoding uncharacterized protein LOC119769798 produces MSGNQYLFVVGVIVLVCSFPAAYGLGTAPTPNLSQFLGVKAPANTLCYQTTIPKGTRTPVTVANPTPAAAITYIQAVADRFNKAGFNMRIVSGALGAVGTIPITISGKAILPYNIMVEYWC; encoded by the exons ATGTCCGGAAATCAGTACCTGTTCGTAGTCGGGGTGATCGTACTTGTGTGCAGTTTCCCAGCCGCATACGGCTTGGGTACGGCACCAACGCCAAATCTGTCGCAATTTCTAGGAGTGAAAGCACCCGCCAATACCCTCTGCTATCAGACCACGATTCCCAAAGGAACCCGAACGCCGGTAACGGTAGCGAACCCAACG CCAGCGGCGGCCATCACGTACATCCAAGCCGTTGCAGATCGATTCAACAAGGCCGGTTTCAACATGAGGATCGTTTCCGGTGCCCTTGGAGCAGTCGGTACCATTCCCATCACGATCTCCGGGAAGGCCATTCTGCCGTACAACATAATGGTAGAATATTGGTGTTAA